Genomic DNA from Telopea speciosissima isolate NSW1024214 ecotype Mountain lineage chromosome 2, Tspe_v1, whole genome shotgun sequence:
taaaaaaataaagcaataaaCAAAGAGCATACCAGCatataataaagaaagagaaaaaaaatcacttcaATATAACACAAGCCAATAAAACgttcagaaaaagaagcacttTAACATAGCAAATAAAATATAAGCCCAAAAGAAAAACATCTGCGTAGGCCACAAGGTGGGCCAAGGCGTACACCTTTTGGGCATTCATAAAAGCGACAGCACGCCTAGGGCTCTGAGAAGCGCCTTGTAACCTAGGTAAGGCTTAGACaactatgagagagagagaaatatcaTTTAATTCACCCATGCTATAAGTTGCCTCATACTCCATATACTGACATACTTCTCTAATTTAAGCTGAGTGGTAATGAGAAGAGGCAGACTGGCAGTTATTGCCCAATCAATCTATATCAGGGAAGACATtgatcttctcttctttacgtacccattttcttcttcaatttgttCTGGCCTTTTTGCTAAATGCTGACCTAAAAGGAGGATTTTATTGGGAAGTCTATCTATGATGTGGTGGTTAAGCTTGCTTTTGGAAGGACGGtctctcacatttggatgaAGCACAACCTAAGAAAATGGTCTATGAGATCTAGAACCAATCAGCAGATTTTGGACTCTATTGTCTTTGATGTCAAATGTAAAGTGTCTGAGTTCTCATTAAGATCTGGTTACCCCCAAGGAACTgtcatattgttgtatcctaggCCCCTAGGGTCACCCTTCCGTAATTCATCCTCCTGCTCCCTCTGCTGAAGGAATGTGGCatttggtttgtttttcttgtttgaaATGTAATTTGTCTTCTCTCCCCCCAATCGGGAAGCCTCTtgttcccccctttttttctgggatttctctgtttctctaaTGAATTattattcaccccaaaaaaaaatctgtatgAGGGAAATGGTACAGAACATGAGGAAGATCACTATGACTTCCTTCTTCTAGTGATGACAGTAAAGGTGTCATATCAGGCAGTCTAGTAAGAAAGTTAACTCCCAAGGCCAACAAGATTAGGAGCTTATGATCTAAAGTTAGCACCCGAACCAACCTGCAAAGTTTCCCAACTGTTTACCGTCTTTTTTCTGGATGAATGAATATATTACcataccccaggagggggcagggaggaaaaaaaggggggggggatatacaaagggagaggagagagggggggggggggaggaaagaCAACCAGcccagcctacgcagaggaggggGTCCTTAAAAGAGACAAATCAAACCCCCAGAAAACAACAATATGTCTGTTCCTTGGGAATCCAACATACGACGAATGCGACCACAGTTGATTTTAGAAGAGACGTCAAAGGAGATGACCttccaaatcagatcaaaagattaggagttggaggtccatctccttaggtttcgctccatccaaatattataGATAGCAGCAAAAAAACCAACTTACTAATAGTGTCACAGACAGACTTCCCTGAGAAAGCTTTCACCAACCAACGCCATTCCTGATCAAAGTCCAACGATCTTCTATTTCGGGGCCAAATGAGGGAatgggcttttttccagatggtggaggagaaggggcaggcaaagaaaaggtggACTATATCCTCATGACCACTCCAACAAAAGACGCAAGAAGGGGAAATAGGGATGTTGTGGTGCAGCAAGAAAGCTTGGGTAGGAAGGCAAAGTCTAAGGGATCTCCAGGCAATAAAGCTATTGCGAGGGATGTGGCCCTTGAACCAGGTTAGGGTGTGCCAGGGGACGGTGGGGCTGGGATCACGCACAAAGTTCCAGGCTGACCTAGAAGAGAAGGAGCCAGTGGAGGAAGGAAGCCAAATGATTTTATCAACAAGGGTGGgcgaaggggggagggggggagagacTGCCAAAACAAGGATAAGGTAGAGGGGAtaagggagggagggggagtcCATGACCCAGAGACAATAAGGCTGGAAAGGGGAGAGGCTTTAGGGAGACCTTCTTAACTTATAGTAACTCGCAATTTTCAAGAGATGGCATTAATCTCTTAATACTCATGGGCACTGATATAGCTACTCAACAAGTTGATTGGAATCCAACCTTGCCTTTTGCATAGGCAATCTCTTTGATTGGATCAGAGGTTGGCTCCACTGCTCTACACATGAAAAAATCAGCAGGACATCAGCCACTAATGATCGATGGTAGTATTTAATGCCAATGGCATTGGCCTTCTACCTGGACCATTTGCCAAAGGAAGATGACACAATGAGGCCCTGATGTTTTGATACATATAACACCAATAATCAGTCTAGTATTGGCTTGATTTCACCCTCCCCCAGTTTTCTTTTGTTCATATTCAGCAGCTCCAGAAGTGATTCCCCACATTATGGAATATACCCACAGAATCATGATATATACCCTGATGTCTATGGAGAACCGATCAAAGCTAAGCGTCATGAAATCTGGGATAAAATCGTCGCTTATGGCTCTTCCCGTTTTCAAGAGTGGTTGTATGTTGGTGACTTcaattcatatctcggttggcATGAAAAAGGAGGGAATCAAGATGGGACCCGTGATATGGGGTTGTTCAAAAATATGCTTGATTGATGTAATTTGCTGGACCTCGGAGCAAATGGACCGAGATATACCTAGAGTAATAGAAGAACAGGCTCAGCAAATATACGTATCAGGTTGGATCGAGCTCTCGCTAATGCAGCCTGGAGAATGCACTTTGCCAATGTGGCTGTCTTCGTTAAACCAGCCTATGCATCTGATCACAACCCACTTTTTATTGATACTGAGGGCGGCAAAGTCACTGGTCCTCGTCCCTTTCGATTCGAGCAAGCTTGGCTTCGTCACCCACAATGCAAGGAAGTTGTTACTAAGGCCTGGTCTTCCATTCATAATGGTTCAGCAGCTCAAACTCTCATTCAGAAGCAGGAGTGTAAAGTGGCCCTGCAAAAGTGGACAAAGAGAGTTTTGGTAACATCCAAGTCAAGATTGCAGCCCTTAAGCATCAATTACTAGTCATTCAAGGACAACCCGTCTCGGACCAGAGACAACATTGTGAAAGGCAACTAGTGGAACAGTTAGAAGAAGAGCTGGTTAGGGAAGAACTGCTGTGGGGCCAAAAATCTATAGTTGATTGGATCCAAGAAGGGGATCGCAACTCTGCTTTCTTTCATGCTACTACCATTCAACGAAGGCAGAGGAATCGAATCCTGAAGCTACGATTGGAGAATGGGGAATGGTCTCAATCTGTTGAGGAGGTTTATAGTGAGCTGCTGCATCATTTCAAGGGAGCGATGACATCTGAGGGAGTGGATTTAGGTGCCATTAACCAGGCCTTAattcacattcaacccattaTTCCTGCTGAGCTTAATGAGAGTCTATGCACTATTCCTTCAGAGGACGAGGTTCTACAGGCTCTACGGGGTATGGGATCTCTTAAAGCCCCGGGCCCGGACGGATTCCCCCCTTTGTTCTACCAGCAGTTTTGGACTATAACAAGAGGGGAAGTTCATCAATTTATTGCTGAATTCTTTGCTACCGGTGCTTTACCTTCTTCACTCAACAAGACTTTTGTGTGTCTTATACCAAAGAATGCTTCTCCGGAATTGGCTGAACAATTTCGACCGATCAGTTTGTGGAGTGGTGGTGAAGATCATCTCTAAGATCATGGCTAACCGGCTTAAAGACTCTCTCCAAGGTATTATTTCCCCCTTTCAATCGGCTTTTGTCCCTGATCGTGCTATTTTTGATAATGTATTTATGGCTCATGAACTATTCCACTATATTAAGCAtaggaaaaaggggaagaaaaaattATTAGCCCTCAAGCTTGATATGAAAAAGGCTTATGATAGGCTTGAGTGGCCTTTCATTAAGGCTACCTTACTTAAGCTAGGCTTTTGTAATCGATGGGTGGATTTAATTATGCAATGTACTACATCGGTTTCTTACTCCCTGTTAGTTAATGGTTCCGAGAGAGGGTCCTTTGTACCTTCTAGGGGTATCCGTCAAGGGGACCCCCTATCCCCCTTTATCTTCATTTTGTGTTCTCAGGTTCTGACATCTATCATCAGTGAAGCAGCATCCTCGGGCCTCATTCAGGGTATTAGAGTGAAGAACAAGGCGCCCACAGTCTCCCACCTTCTATTCGCTGATGATTGCCTTCTCTTCTCAGAGGTGAATCTTCGGCATAACTCTGCGCTAAAGGAGTGCTTGGACATCTATTGTCGTGCCAGCGGCCAAGCGATCATCCTACACAAGTCCTCTCCCACTTTTAGTCCAAACACCCCAAGAAGGTTTAAGGCCTGGTTCTCTCGGATTTTGAAGGTTCGATATGGGGATGGTCCTACCAAGTACCTCAGGCTACCATCCGAGATTGGGGTTTCTAAAGTCGCGGTCTTCAAGGAGTTGACTTCTAAAACGTGTAAACGCATCCAAGGGTGGAAGAATCAGCTGCTTTCCCCAGAAGGTAGAGTTACTCTCATTAAATCTGTGGCCTGCTCCTTATCCAGTTATGCAGCGGCACATTTCACCCTCCCAAGTCTCCATCATAATGAGGTGCGCAAGGCTATGGCTAATTGTGTCTGGGGCCaaaaagagaatgaaaatagGATCCAGAAGATTTTGTGGTCCAGACTATGCCAATCCAAGGAGCGTGGTGGTTTGGGTATTAGAGATCCAACTCTCCACAATAGGGCACTCCTTTGTAAGGTTGCTTGGCCCCTATGGGCTGATCCTGACTCCCTTTGGGCGAAGCTCATCAAGGCCATCTATTTCCTTCGTTCGGAGTTTCTTATTGCTGCTTGTGGCAACAACCCTTCCTGGGCTTGGCGAAGTTTGTTAGTGGGTCGAGAGGTGCTCAAAGATGGTCTCCTGTGGCAGATTAAACTGGGGACAAGGTGGACATCTGGGCTGATAATTGGGTTCCAACCTCTCCAACCTTTCGCATTCTCCATGCTAGGCCCGATGGCTGTGCACTTACAAAGGTGTCTGAACTAATCGATCATGACAATCATATCTGGAAGGAGGACCTGCTGATCAGATTTTTTCACCCCACTGACCGAATGGCCATCCGACAAATCAAGCTTCCTTTGTTCCCCTGCTTAGATAAACAGGTTTGGGGAGCTGCTTCAAAAGGAATTTTCTCCACTAAGTCTACATACCATTTGTTGCTGAACCTGAGGGACTACCTTGCGACCGGGCATGCCTCTTCTTCAAACCGTCATAAGTGGGAAGATGTCCCAACCAGTGTTTGGAAAAGGATATGGCACTCCACAACACTGCCGAAGATTAAGAACTTTCTCTGGCGCATCTATGTAGATGGAATCGCTTGTGGAGACAATCTAGCTCGGAGGAATATTTCTATTGACCCTGGCTGTTGTCTATGTGGATACAATTTGGAAACTTGTGATCACCTACTGTTCGAATGCCCTTTCCCCAGAGCAGTGTGGTTCGGGTCCAATCTCAGCTTCCTGGTTTCCAACATCCAACCTTCTCTTGCAGGTCTTCTCACTGGATGGGATAAGTTTCCATTTCCCTCTAAAGATCGAGGTAAAGAAGTTCTTTGTTTGGTGTCCTTTGTTTGCTGGCATATCTGGTTGGCTAGAAACCACATTACCTTTACTGGTATTGGTTGGTCCCCTGAAGAGGTCATCTCTCGAGCCCAATCAGCCTTTCAAGAATTTTGGGACATTTCAACTACAGGCAAAGGTCCTACAGAGCCAGTGACCCAACATCTCCCTTCCACCTTGGAGATCGCAGAGGGCTGGCAATGCCCTCCAACGGACTACATCAAGATCAACTGCGACGCAGCCCTCCCTCTTGATTCcacggctggtgggttgggatTCATCGCCCGTGATCATAATGGCTCTACATTAACTGCTTGTTCAGAGCCAATCTTCATTTCTAATGCTCTGCTCGGAGAAGCATTGGCAGTTAGAGCGGGCTTATATTGGGCAAACCAGGCTAATATCCCCCTATTCATTGTGGAATCTGACTGCTCCAACCTGATCAGTATTCTCATTGGAGGCAATTCTCACCCTCTAGACCTTGATGGTGTTATCCATGACATACTTCGGCTAGCGGAAAGCTTTTCCAGCTGTAGTTTTGTTAACATTTCTAGGGATGTCAATGTAATTGCTCATCACCTAGCCAGGAAGGCCTTGTCTGCCACAAGCCGGACAATATGGCCTCTTTCCAATCCTTGGCTCTTGAATCTTTGTAATCAGGAGTCCTTGAGCTTTGCTTGTCCTTTGGAATAAAATGTCtgcttaccaaaaaaagatttCCAATAGAATTAGAATGACTGACTGGTTGGGATCATATTAACAGTCAGTTCTGGTTTGTGAGATCTTCCCACTTTCCCAGCCTTCCAATCCATAGACATGCCCATGACAACTGGATCATTAGATGTTCAGATCCAAGGACATCTTCTATCCCACTGGGACCAACCCTATACCACACCTTTCACACCTAAaagagaaattagggttttcttattgaTAAGTTCCAAAATAGATTTTCTTCATATAACTGGTTATGAAAGCCAACagaaaaaggcaaaaagaaaatacagaaaCCTCAGATAATAAAGCCAAAAAAGGGCGTTATTTGGGATGATCGAAGTAAAACAGCTAAAGTCACATTGGTTCTCATGATTTTCTAATCCAAAATATAAAGTATGATTTACTATTATTACAGACTTCTCGGCTAATATAGGACAACATGCAGTTCTACAATCTGAATATGAATATAGCTTAGAAACAAACATGAGGAGGAATCAGTTTTCCTGGATTCATGATATTGTTGGGATCCAAGGCTGCCTTTATTCTTTTCATTGTCCTCAAAGCCTCTATTCCAAGTTCCTTTTCAAGGTactgaaaaaacaaagaaattccATTTGGTCAATGGCTATTTCATTGAATTAAAAACTGCCACTAGAAAAGGACCCAATTTCTCAGAAAAGCATATATATTTAACTTGTGCAGGAATAAGAGTATCAGAGTActccccccaccaccaccaccatcccccccccaaaaaaaaaaaaaacaaaaaaaagaaagaaaaaggttttAATCCATATCAGAATGCCGGGTATTACAAGGGATAGTATTCTACTGATGCATATGGTAAACATAAAGGTAAAAtatctattttattcttttagtCCCCTTTCTTCGATGCTAAAGTTTGAAAAGTTTTTCATACACATCCCAAAGAAAGCTACATGAAATAAACATGAGAAGAACATGGCTCATCTATGCATTTGTATTGCAGTTTGGAGATCAATTCGATGTGGTAAAAGCGAAAGTCAAGGAAAAGGAATATGAATTTCTTGGTATAAGTGCTTGATGCTGTTTAGGAAGAAATCATCATGATAATGTTTACTATTGTGGTTTATGGGCTCCCTCAGGGTGTGCACCAGGATTATTGCACAAAATGGCACCCAACTGATGTATGAAAGAAAAGATATACCTTCATTTTCCCAGTGCCAACTCCATGTTCCCCTGTACATGTTCCTGTTCAATTATAAAAGCACAAAAGGAGCTTATTATAATATGTAAACATTAAAGACATCATAAATGAaggattttgaactatgctcaTACACACTGCAATAAAGGAGCAGTAGAGCAATGATTGTTGTTTTAAATATACAATAACATCACTGAAAAAATCCTATTCCTACCACTAGCTTATTGTAACATAAGCAATTGGCTCACATGCTAAGAATGTTTTTAAGAAATTACAATGTTGTACACACACATATAGAAACAAGAACCACATGAGTGAAACTATTGCCAGTTTACAATATGCATAGGCAATGGGTTGTGTTGagagctgaatgcttggatagtctaaggtagaccccaagccatatatttataataatgaatgAAAATTACTAGAATTGTCCCTATCATAGCCGGCATGGTTGTACAtgaaataaaacagtaaaaagttcagaataccccccacggtattctggcccataaaatccaacactccccctcaagttggagcatatatgtcgtGCATgccccaacttgactaagataggaagaaacacgTTGCCACTTAGCCCCTTATTGAACACATTGGCTAACtaatcagcagacttcacaaagggaacacagatgagtccagcttcaagcttctccttgatgaaatatCGGttaacctccacatgcttagtatgATCATGCTAGACAAGGTTAtaagcaatgctaatggctgctttattatcacaataaagcatcatgggaagatggacagcaacaccaatatcctgcaacaatcctctaagccacaaaagttcacagattccttgtgccattgcacggAACTCTGTTTCaacactggaccttgccacaacattctgcttcttgctacgccatgtgacaaggtttccacccacaaaagaacaatagccagaaatgGATTTTCTAACAGTAGAGcctgcccaatcggcatcagtataagcttcaacctttagatgaccattgggagataaaatgATTCTTTTTCCTGGAGtagacttcaaatatcgcaagatgcgaaggactgcctccatgtgagaggaataagaattatgcataaactggctcaccaaacttacagcaatggCTATGTCTGGTCGTGTGTGcgagaggtagattagtttgcccactaatcgttgataacgacctttgtcaacaggttcaccttctttctccttaagtctAGCAGTAGCTTCATAGGAGTAtttgaaggatgacaacctagcaacccagtctcagacaacagatctaggatatattttctttgagaaagaaagatgccctttgaagatcgagcaacctctatccctagaaagtattttagagttcccagatcctttatttcaaattcatggccaaggaagatcttcaacttgttgatctcatcaccatcatttccggtcaccacaatatcatcaacatagactatgaggatagTTACCTTATCACCAATACGTTTtttgaacaaggtgtgatcagcattgctttgcttgtatccCACAAAAAtaatagccttgtgaaacctgtcGAACCAaactctaggtgactgcttcaacccatagagagcacacttcaatttacaaactttgCCCCTGATAGTACTATCAGAGAAACCTGGTCGCATGTCCATATAGATCTCTTCCTCTAGCttcccatggaggaaggcattctttacatccaattgCTAAAGATCCCAGCCaagattcacagcacaagatAACAATACCCTTACTGTGTTGAGTTTTACTActagtgcaaaggtctcctggtagtcaactccatacgtctgagtaaagccctttgcaaccaaacgtgccttgtatcgatccactattccatctgccttctgtttgaccacaaacacccatttacatcctactggttttttccctggaggaagagtcacaagatcccacgtattattttttttaaatgctctcatttcttccaatattgctgctttccactttccacttgtagatgcttcctgccaattttaggaactgaaacagaagaaagagaggatacaaatgcatgaaaggaaggagaaagagaactataagaaacaaagcgggATATGGGATGTagagtacaagtcctagtacctttgcgatgagcaataggtaggttggAAGAAGAGGGCTTACCAGGAGAGAAAGGATCTGAATCTTGagccggcaactggatgggtattggtgctacagtggattgaagctggcCCCTTTTGGTGCCTCCCTTTTTATAGGTGATCatattggagttgtcaatcctcttctgaaattcaccaatagttctctggacaggagtcaGCTCTCCCTAAATAGTAACATCAACAACACTATTTTCCATGgcctccccctgtaaaggattccttCAGATGAGGGGAGAACAGCCAGAGGAGTCTGGGCAGCAGCCacaggaggctgggcagcagtcGTAGGGGGCTGGACAGCAACCGTAGGGGGTAAAAGAGGAGGAACCTCAAGAGGAAGAACCTCAAAAGACAACACATCTttactagaactctccccctgaagaggtggagaaaaataataggaaagggttttatgaaaaataacatccatactgaccgaAGTACGgtgggaagggggatggtaacacttataacccttctgggttggagaataacccaagaaaatacaacgtaaccctcgaggttcaagtttgcctggagatttggtatctctagcataacgcacacaaccaaacactttgggagacataacaaaggaggaattccccaTTAAAACTTCAGCTGGACTACGGGAgtcaagaacccgagaaggtaatctattgatgagataggctacagtgaggacagcatctccccaatattgagagGGAACATGtctagcaaacatcaaagctctGGCCAGTTCTAATAAGTGGCggtttttctttcagccacaccattctgggcaggggtatcaacacaactagtctagTGAACAATGCCATGGTCAACtaggtatttttgaaattgagattctttatactttattccattatcacttctcaatattttgagagtagcctggaactgagtttggaccattttatgaaaatgccgaAAACAttcaaaaacctgatttttgtGTAAAAGATACACCCACGTGTTCCTAGAGTAACAgttaataaaagaaacaaaccaatgatgaccagaaagagttgttttacgactagggcctcaaacatcagaatgcaccaattgaaaataagaactccttttatttgataaagaataagttgaacatgtctgtttggccagaacacaagccttgcaaaaaaatcatccttattACAGTgagtgaccaaactaggaaataaatgtgctaaaactCCTAAtagagggtgacctaatctagagtatcattggtaaagttcagaagagaccaaggagttctggtgtagcagagaaggtaatggtggtggagagggaCGACCATATTTAAGCAGGTATAATCCaccgtgtactttacccaatccaatcgtcttcccagagcccagatcctgaaaaactcaatgggaaagaaacaaagttattttgcaattaagatcacgagtaatactactaatagaaagaaggttagtagtaaattaggaatatgtaaaacagaggacaaaggaagagaggaagtgcagttgataaTTCCTTTTTCAAATATGGAAGAAAGGaaaccatcagctactttgaccttgtctttctcagaagtgggagaataacgatggaacagactagaggaaccggtcatgtgacctgtagctccagaatctatgatccaaggatgggaagctacagaagcacagtaaccaccaaatggaatacttgaccgggcaaagtgtgaacctgaaggagcagaagaattgGAAGTAGTAGTAGATGCAATAAGGGCAGCAGTAGCAGAAGaccttagcacacgtaggaatgcctatAGATCATCCTAGGATATACCAGCGTTAGTAACAGGGGTTGTGGTAACAAACTCAGTCTGATGAGCTTTGTTCTTTGgctttttcttggcagcaattttttttttttttaccccgaaCTTAACTGGGACCCAGGACAGCCCCTAGGATTTTATTAATAATGAATAAAAGAATAAGAGCATacacgggggggggggggcattccaccttacccctaaCCCACAGAGATGCTCTCACAGGGCTTCTCCACAAAACGACCGACAAGGAAAGAAGGCCTACCCTACTTTCTGAGAACCGGAAGACCCTCCTTGTCCTCACAGAGGATAACCTGAAACATACCTGTAGGTAAACCATCTTGCTGAAAGGTTACCGAAGACCCAGTATCGCAGGCCATGTTGGCTAACCAATCTGCCGCTCTATTACTTTCCCGATAGGCAAACGAGACAGGCTCGGGTTGATGAAACGAGAGACAAGATctcctggaaccagtaccagcCTTTCCATAGGTTGTAGCGCCCCTGACACACCATCCTGGCCGTGGAGGCAGAGTCCACGTTAACTGTTACATCCATGAACCCCAGATCGCGACAAAGCCCTAGACCATCTCTCAATGCACGTAGCTCGGCAATCGAGTTTGTACAGGCCCCATAGTGATTTGAGAA
This window encodes:
- the LOC122650780 gene encoding uncharacterized protein LOC122650780, yielding MAIRQIKLPLFPCLDKQVWGAASKGIFSTKSTYHLLLNLRDYLATGHASSSNRHKWEDVPTSVWKRIWHSTTLPKIKNFLWRIYVDGIACGDNLARRNISIDPGCCLCGYNLETCDHLLFECPFPRAVWFGSNLSFLVSNIQPSLAGLLTGWDKFPFPSKDRGKEVLCLVSFVCWHIWLARNHITFTGIGWSPEEVISRAQSAFQEFWDISTTGKGPTEPVTQHLPSTLEIAEGWQCPPTDYIKINCDAALPLDSTAGGLGFIARDHNGSTLTACSEPIFISNALLGEALAVRAGLYWANQANIPLFIVESDCSNLISILIGGNSHPLDLDGVIHDILRLAESFSSCSFVNISRDVNVIAHHLARKALSATSRTIWPLSNPWLLNLCNQESLSFACPLE